In Fragaria vesca subsp. vesca linkage group LG1, FraVesHawaii_1.0, whole genome shotgun sequence, the sequence CCGGAAGTGTAGCCACCCGAAAGCGCGAGATTGCAGCCTTTCTTGCTCAGATCTCTCATGAGACCACCGGCGGGTGGGCTACTGCGCCCGACGGACCATATTCTTGGGGTTTGTGCTATAAAGAGGAGATCAGTCCGGGTAGCAACTACTGTGATGACACTGACAAAGAGTGGCCATGCTATCCTGGCAAATCTTACAAAGGAAGAGGACCAGTTCAATTATCTTGGTAAGTATAATTTGCTTCATCCATCAATTACTTCAAATAATAATGTCCCTCGAATGTCGTTACTACGTTATATATTAAGATTGAGTTTCTATTTCTCAGTTTAGAGATTCTTTTAAAATTAAATAGCGCCATTTCATACTACAATCGAGCTAGCTGTGTATAAGATGCACTAAATAGTTACACAATTCTCTTTTAACGCAATTAACAAGCTAGGTCAATCTAGTTTCTGGCGAGCTTATTATTTACATGCAGCAGCCAATAAGCTAATCTTATTATTGGTATGTTGCGTTCCAGTACCTTTACTTTTCAAATTAGTGTATATATGATTCTCATGTTAATATTTTGAATTAAAATGTTTGGCAGGAACTATAACTATGGGCAGGCAGGCAAGGCATTAGGGTTTGATGGGCTAAGGAATCCAGAATTAGTAGCAAACAATTCCATACTCGCATTCAAAACAGCTTTATGGTTCTGGATGACTGAGCAGAAGCCGAAGCCCTCATGTCATGATGTTATGGTAGGTCGATATGTGCTCACGGAAGCTGACGTGGCGGCTAATCGGACTGCCGGATTTGGGATGGTGACGAACATCATCAACGGCAACCTCGAGTGTGGAATAGGTAGCGATGCACGAGTGAATGATCGAATTGGTTATTTCAAAAGATATGCTAGTGTGTTTAGTGTTCAAACAGGGCCAAGTTTAGATTGTGGAAATCAGAAACCCTTTTAATTTATGTAACGGATTAATTAGTTAATTCAAGCCGGCAAACGTGTTGTGTATGTTATTATTAATTTTTTTTTTTTTTTATTCGGGTAAACAACTCAAATACTACAACTAGTATTTTATGAGTCGAACTCGTGACCTCTTACTTGTTAAGAGGAAACTATGTCGATTGTATGTTTTCATCACTATATTAAAATTAATAATATATCTCTGGCGAGCTATATATGGATCTTTGTCTGGTACTTTGTTTCTCCATGATTCTATCTATATGAGATCAAAAGGATAGGTTAAATGTAGTAATGCTTCGGTCATGGAGTCATTGTTATATATGAAAGGACATCATATTATTTGGCTCAAGCTATGTGTCCTTAGTGCATGGCTTTTGTCTCTATAGTTGTAGTATGCAATAACAAAAGTCCACACAATTTGAGCAGAAACCGCTCCTTTGATACCGCCATGGAATCATTTCTCGTGATACTGAGTTCTATGTGAACTTACTAATTTGTTGTTCAAGTGGTTGGTACTATAGTATTTCATTGCAAACTACAGTATAGTATTTGTCTATTTGATTGTAATCGTGCCCAGACGTGGAGCTAAGTACAAAACTTTTATGTGAGTTGGTGACTTATTTCAGAGGTTTGCCCAGCTGAGTAGCTTTTCCCTCTAGCGGTCTAAGAAAATAACCAATTCTCATTTGGAGTTTCAGACCAAGTTTATCCTGATTAGATGCCAACAACTCTAACACAAACCTACCAAATTAAAGACTAAACAACACAAAGCACAATGGTTCAGTCATGCAATTTCCCTAGCAACTCGAGACATTTTCATTCACTCTGAATAAATTACATCTACATAATGAAGCTTTCAGCACTAAACATGGGATGAGCGATTCAAAATTCACTGAAGCAATTATTGATGCCACAGCTCCAAGGTAATTTGAAGTATAAATAAGTTTATACCAAGACAAACAGAATACCTAGGCAGGACTCTATGCTGATGAGCGGCTAGTCTAGGCTGCGCTGCCCAACACTTCCAATAGGAACATCCGAAAATCCACTTCCTCTAGCATTACATCCTATAGGATTCAAGATTACTATTTGTAAGCATATTGTGATAGAAATTTGGCCACATCAGCCGCAATATCATAAGCACCCTCAACACACCGGCCCAAGGCTACTCCGGAGACATAGTTCCCACCAAGAAACAACCCTTGCGTCTCAGCATCCCTGAGAGCAGCATTTGCAGCATCTAGGACATCAAAATGACCAACCAAGAACTGCGGAATCGCTTGTGGCCATACTCTAACAGCCAATACAAGTGGATCCTTAGCATTAGGCTTTATTAGGACTTTTTTCAAATCCTGGTGAACTGTTTCGACAAGTTCACTCTCTGTCTGTCAAGAATGAACAAAAAGAAGAAGAAAAAAGATCAAAGACTTGGGAAATGCAAGACCGCAAACACACACAGATCAGAAGAAAAGTGCCCCAATACAACAAAATGCATCTTTCAACACATATATCCTTTGAATTTGTCTTACCTGAGACAAAATTCCGGGATTGGTGGCCCCTCCAATATAGTTCAAGAGTAGTACCCTTCCAGCTGGTGCTCGATTTGGAAAGAGTGATGAGCTGTATATAGTTCCTGCACCCAGGAAATCCACAGGTTAAATATAAAGAAAAGAAAAAACTGATCTAGGAGGTGCAAGGTGTGGGCAGGGGAAGAGCAAGGGCAAAACTCTCCCCGCATGCATACGGGTAAATCCTATTACCATTGGATAGAAACCCCCTTATTAGGCATCATGATTTGTGAGCATCGATAATGAATTTCTGAAAAGAAAATCTACCTAATGTTTTCAGCCCTTGGCTACGAGGATGAAGTTGACCAAATCCCTTTAATTGACCATCTATTAGGCATTCCGTCCGGATTGCTTCTTTTGGATATGAAATAGACACAGCTGCAACCGGTGGGTAGTAAAATTTTGATAAAGCATCTGCTGCAGCAGCCTGCAGGGAAAAAAAATAATGAGACTATATACAAAAATTATTTTAAATGGCAGCCCATAATGAACAAATGACAAATGCTACCTCAATTAGCTCTTTAGATACCATATTTTTACCTTGTCTAACAAAAAAGACATACCCTTCTTTCCAAACACGTGCTTTTAGGCTTTACAGTTAGAACTTACAGCAGTAAAATATGTTGTAACTAAAGGAAAGGGAGAGAAATGTAACAAAGAAACTTACTGAAAGAGGACGCAATAGACTGCTTGCTACATAAGACGGAATGGTCATAACAACACTTTTACTCAGTACTGAGACCAACCCTTCTGGAGTCTCATATGTCAGAGTGTACCCTCCTTGGTCCAACTTACTGATACCTGAAAGCTTCCAGGATAACTTCACTCTGTCACCCAACCTGCCAAACGTAAACAGAACAAATTACAACCAAGATGGCTGAGAAAATTACAAGTGTTTCATAGAAAGAACACATTCCTTAGAACCCTGCCAACAAGAGTACTTAATTTGAAAGAGGGTACCTTGAAGAGAGTGCTTCTGGAAACATGGAAAGTCCCTTCCTAAGAGATCCAACTGTTTGGCCCTTTGGTTTTGGTAGACGCCTGTGGAATAACTGAAATCAGGCCATTGAAAATAAACTTTATGATTTACATCATGACACAAGCCTCAAAGCAAACAGGTGTTCATTACGGATCTCGAGGGGTCTTTGGAGCACGACTTCTCTCCTGGATTGCTTTAAAAGCTCCACCAATGATGCTACCCCCATTTTGCTCAAGGTTCCACACTTTGCCAAATGCTGCTTTCATACTTAACTTTGAAGGATCGCCCGCATAAACACCTGCATATGAAATAAGTGTCAGGGCAACTATGAAATTACTTTAGCCAGTCTAGAGGATGAAAAAGACACACCACTCTAAAGTAGATTTGTGCAAATATGAGAGCAGAGCTAAATAAATGAGTGGTTAAAAATCAGAACTTCTGCGCAATACTACCAGATCAAAGTTTCATCCATACATTGTGGAAGGTCCTATTTTATGCGGCAGCCCATTTGACAGAGCACTGTTGTCATAAAGAATAAGGATGAAGGGCATGTTCACACAGTCAAAACAGTTTTTATCTTTTTTTTTTCCTAGGGCATGAATGTCATAATTGATATGGAGTGGCTTAGATTTTAAACCCATCTTAGAATCCATTAGCAGAATTTAGAAAGCAGAAAAAGAATATGAAGTTATGAACAACACAGCAAGAGAATAGAGCAAACAACGGATTAACAATGTTGTTATAATGAAAGTACCTGAACAAAAAGGCTCAATCAGGCGTTCGAAAACCTCATCTCCAAGATTACGACGGACGAACTCCTCAACGGATTCCTCCTGACCCTGTGACCTTTGTCAAAGATTATGCGAAATGAGAAATTCATTTGAGAAACCACAATAGCAATACAACTAAGAGAGGCAGAGAGAGGGGACAAACTGGAGGAGGAGGGGAAGGACGAATTCCAAGAGCACCAAATGCAGCCCTGAGTTTACCGCCAATGCTCATCAAGTCAAAGAAAGCTATGTCACCCGGGCTAGAAGGTACAGGCCTCAACTTGCCATCCCACAACACGAACCGAGGTGCATTCGGATCACCGAGAACCAGATCATCCTTCAAACCACTATCCACCTGCCGAACAAATACACAATTACACATGCTTCACTGATCACACAATCCTAAATCTTCACTCCTATAAATTAGGCCAAAATCCAAGCTCACCGAAATTTCGAAGAATAGCTTATAAACCACATTATCTACAAGCATTTTAACTATAACAACCTGAAACTGAATGCAATTACAAATTCAGGTTAGCATACCAGCATGGTGAGCATGGAATCGGACGGCTGAAAACTATTAGGACCTTCTTCCCAGAGATAACCGTCTCTCTCTACGGTGATGATGTTGCCTCCGACTCGGTCTCTTGCCTCCGTCACTATCACATTCGGAACGGCGTCGTTGTGCTTGGTGGCCAGCGCCTGAGCGATGCAGAGTCCGCTGATTCCGCCTCCGACGACTACGCAGTCAACGGAGGAGATCGCGCCGTCGGCGGCGACGCCTGCCGGAGAAACGGTGGACTGTTTGGCGAGGGAGCATCGGAATTTGGAGAAGTGATGAGGCGGAGAGGAGATCTTGTTAGTTTTGGTGGTGAGGAAAACGGAGGGTGGCTGTCGGTGAGAGAGAAGAGGGTGAGGGGCGGCGAGCGTGGAGAGGGTGGTCATGGCGAGATTGACAGCTTCAGCGGATAAATGTGTGAGAAGGCCGCCAACTTCCGTTTTCTTATCTTTAAACCATCTGCTCACACGGTCATACCTGTCTCTTTTTTTTATTGTTTTCATTTTCTTTTTTCTTAACATTTTCTGGGTACTGGTAAATAAAGAGCCCGAATGAGATCCCTATTTTTCTTCATTTCTAGAGATAGACATACACTATTAGATGTGTTTTTTAATGAGCTTAGATGACTGAGATTAGAACAAAACGTTTAATCAAAATGAGCAGTAAAAAAAACTCATTCCATTTCCAATTATTTTTTTGGGGAGGTTTCGTTGCTTTGACTAACCTTGAAAGTTTAAATAACTCTGAAATCTATGTTGCACGGACACTCCGACACGGCAAAATACGTGTCTGACACGCCATGTGGTGTGTCCAAAAAAGTTGACTTTTCGGACACTTCTCGGACACGATGACCGGCCCCGACACGGCATTACGACACGCCACGTCAGCGTTTCAAACTTAAAAAAGAAGAAAGAAAAAAAAAAGTTTGGATGGATTATAGATATAATAATTATATTAGTTCATCTTCTTGTCTATTATGTGTTACTATGCTAAAGATTGTCTTGTTTGAAAACAAGCTACTACTCAAATTTGTTTTTCTTTAATGTTATGTTTCATGTGCTAGAGGTCTGCTGCTTTTAATGTTATTAGTTATGCACTTGACTTATTTCTTATGGTTATGAAATAAATTGAATTTAGAACTTTATTTGGTAATGTAATGAACTTATTTCATATTTTAGTATATTTTTTATTTATTAAAAATACATAAATATACAATTTTGTTTGCCGTGTCAAACTCAGTTTTTGAGTTTTGTCATATCGCCGTATCGTGCCGTGTCATGTTGCCATGTCCGTGCAACTTAGTTTGAAACTACAATCTATAGTTTCTCAACTTCAATGAATAGTTAATTTCTCAAATTCTTTAGATAGTTTAACCTGTAATTTGTAAAGCTTCAACTTCAGTGGATAGTTTACCTACAATTGGTAAAGTTTTAACTTCAGAGAAAATCACATCATCCATTTGAAATGCCAGGAAACAAAACAATTGCAAGGAACACATCTACAGTAAGGTTTGTTGGGATAGTTCGAGGATTGAGATATTCTGATCATAGCCGATGCAGAACATTTTTTGCAATATTGAGCGTGACGAACTCTAGTGCTAGAAACTTCACTACTGTAAGTCATTCCGTCACTTAAAACCAAGGACTAAAAAATTGATAATATCCCCGATATTTCGGGATATTTTCGTTTTTTCAATGTGGTGATATATCTTTGTCATTCCATCATAATATCATCCGATATATTTGACATTTCGCGTTATTAGGAAAACCAATGAAATTCTCGTGAAACCAACGGTATTTCGTCCAAACTCAGGGGTAAATTTAGAAAATTCTATGAATTTTGCACAAAATGCAAGGCCTAGAGACAAGACTCGAAACTTGGTTGCCCAAGAGAAGTAACAACGCCTCAGCCACCAACGTTATAATGCAATTATGATAGGATATGCTTTTAGAATATATACACTCCATCAAATTCATCCTCTTTCTAAATTTTTTTTTCCGATAATTTGCTGATATCGATACTTTCTCGATATGTCATTCAAAATATCCGTTTTTTTTACATTGAAATTTCCTTGATTGTCAATATTTTAGTCTTTTCTTAAAACCTTAAACAATCAACAAAAGAATAAAACAACATCAACGTAAGTCAGCCTATATATCACTTTTTTTTGCCCTTTGGATATGTGTGTTATGCCCTTTAAGTATTATGTATTTTTTTTATATTCTTGTAAGATTAATGAGCTTCTTTGCATTCCATTTACAGTTATCCTCTCTACAGCTTTCTTTTTGGAAAGATAACGACACATAATTTTCTTTTCAAAAACGATCAACATTTTGTTTTAAAAAATCAATCGTAAAAAAAAATTAATAACAATAATAATAAAAGTATTTGATTCTCTTTTTGCTTTTTCTTCTGTATTCATCAAACAATTTTATTAGACCATGCTTCTCAGTTAGGAAACTTCTATTAGAATAGCAAACAAACCATAAAACAATATTATCATGAGTGATAATCAAAAATATGCAAGTACTACTTCTGGAGAGAAACAAGGTAACAAAGTGCACAACATTTTTCTAGAACAAATTCATAAGTCTCCCTATCTAGCAATAGAAATATACAATCATAAAAAACTAAATTTTATTAGAGATAGTTAATACTTATCAGTTTATTTAATCAAAATTCATGCATTCCTTGCCTGGTGAGCTTAGATGTTATTAGAACACATAATGTGCATACACATAGAATAATACTTCTATAAATAAACTTCTAATTTCATAATTCTAATCTTCCTAAATATAATAGACCACCTACCAGATGATATTACTAAGCTTCCAATCTCCCTAAATACAACAGACCACACACTGGATGATGCTACTAATCAAAATGAGCAGCAGAAGAAACTCATCTTCAGACACCCATGCAACAACTGCAAGGAACACATCTCTAATAAGGTATGTTGAGCTTGTTCGAGGATTGAGATCTTCTTATCACAATAGGTGCACAACATTTTTTTCAAAATTGAGCTTGTCGAACTTTAGTGCTAGAAATAAACTTCACTATTGCAAGCCATTTCGTCACTTAATACCCTAATAAAAAACAACATCAACGTAAGCAAACACTCATTATATATCACAGTCTCACTAGCATCATTAACTCATATCACATTCTAAACTAGTTATTAACATATGTTTAACATTGACAATAATTTGGTAACTCAAATATTCAAATAGAAGAACCTAATTTCAGGTGTTGAAACTAAATCACTTAGCAACAAGCATTGTTCAAGAGTAGGTTCAAAACCTAAAGCCAATAACAACAATGTAGTGGACTAAGTGTGCACTGATGCAGATCCAAGATCTGAATAATGGCTATACTATTATTACTAGAATCAGGGAAAAAAGAAACACATATACAACTATCTCGCAACCCAGCAACAAGTTCATCCTCATTGGGTATCGAAAACGAAAGAAACCTACCCAAAAAAATAAAAACAGAGTCTTTTCAAGCTCTACAAAAAGGAATAGCAAGACCGGTTGAGTACAAAGAGAAAATTACAACAGTTCCATTTCCAAATTCAAAGTTCAATCATAACAATTCCAATTCATTCCAAATTGATCTATGTCCAATCACAATTATTCCAATTCCAAATTCAAAGTCCAAGCAGGGTTTGTGTTATTTTCATAAATGCATCTAATAACCCAAGAAGAGCTAAATTGGGTTCTTCACCTTCTGAAGTACATAAAGACTTGAATCAGCTACCTAGCTATCACTTATTCTTTTTTATGTTCTTATCTTGTCTTCCCTAAAATAATATTGAGTCTAGAAGTCAACCTTTTACAATGTCCCTCTCAAGTGTTTTTTCTTCTAATTATGATTGTATTAATTAGACTGTTGATACGAAACCCGTAGATTTCATATCTGATTTTTCGATGACGGATTTTTCAATGGCGGAGCCAGCACCACGGCCACCACCAACGGTGAGGCAGTGGGCGGCGAAGTACATGACTGATTTGGATGAGGACACCTTGGTTAATTGCACCAGCTTCTTAAGCCTCCAAGACGTCTCCAACATGGCCATGACTTGCAAGTACCTCTAAAAAGTCGCCTACTCCGACTCTATATGGCGCCACTTCTTTAATGAGAGTTGGTCGCAACAAACACGTGGATTTGCTGCTTCGCCGGTGTCAAGAGTTAGAGAAGCGTACATAAGGCGGTGCACATATAAGTTGTAATTCAAGTTTCATGATCCGGTTGTCGCCGATTTCATCACATATACCAAGCCTGTTGATCACATTTTATTGGATGAGAAACAAATAATCTTCTCTAAGGGTCCGGTGATATAAGTGATAAACATTGATGACAGGTTAAGTGGGAGGGATTTGGTTGTCACACTAAGTGATCATAGTGCAAGGATTACTTGTATGAGACTGTTTCCACTTAATGAAACATCCTTATGTTGAAGAGAAGAACAAACGAAAGAGAATGTTTTGGTAACTTCAAGCTCGGATCATCGTATCCGCTATGGTGGAAGGGTTCTTGCCAATGATGTTTAATAGGTCATAAAGGCTCAATTACAGCTATGTCTGATAAATTATTAAGTGTTGGCACTAGAAAAGTATTGGCAAGTGGAGGGGAAGATGGCATAGTTCGCCTTTGGTCTCTTAGTTCCAGTGGAAGACGTGGCCAGCATGCTTTAAACGCTACTTTCTATGGGTATCAGAAACCCATCAATTGTCAGTTGCTGGGCATAAAACTTCTATTTTGGTAACTGTTACAAGAGATTCTAAGGTGAGGTACTTGGATGCAGCTGCATAGTCTGTTGCTTTTTCATCTTGTGTGGGAATGATTTCTATTCCTGGTCCCCTTAAAAACATGAAGTGTCATGAATAGTTGCTCTATCTTGCTGTTGGTTCCTCTGTTGCTGTGAGGATAATGCATAAAAAATCTTCATTTTATAGATGAAACATTATATTCTTTTGAGGCCGTTTCTTCAAAATCATTATTTTGCATAGGCATCAATAATGGCAGAGCAATGTTTTATGATATCAGGAGGCTTAAGTTCTCAAACTCGAAAACAGAACTAGTAACTGAGTTGGATGGTGGACACATTAGCCCCTTAACTCACTTGCACATGGATCCATACAAAATTGTTACAGGTGGTCGTGGTAGGGAAGGCTTTAATGTTAATGTTTGGGAAATCCGACACTTGTACACTCATCAGTTCATCAGTTCATCAGTTACTTGACTTGTGATCAAGAGGAAACAAATATGGATGTCCTGGCTGTAAATGGGTGTCGAATTGTTACTGCCAACACCAGCCATATGGACAGAGTTCTACGCTATATGGACTATAGCAATGCTTAAATTTTTGAAATCCACAATCTGATATGAAAATGTTTGGTGGAATGTTTACTTCTACTACTTGGTCTCAAACCGTAATACTATCTTCTAGTTTAAACTTTGAAAACGTTAAATTGTGATATTGTATGTCCTCAAAAAAAAAAAAATTGTTGACCTTTTTTATTAGTCAATCTTGCACAAAACTTTTAAGCCACTACACAACTCGGAATCGATCCAAGCTGCCAAAGTTACCAAAATATTTCACTTAGGAAAAAAATCAACAATCATGCCCTGGTTTCTGTTCAAAACAAAATTTAGGTTAGTCAATCAATCAAAGGTTTCTTTTTTTATTACATTAGCAAATTCACACTAAAAAATGAAAACAAAAATTACTGGAAAATACCTTAGGTCCTAAAGATTCAAACTATAAGAGAGCAGCCACATATCCATCTAAAAAAAAAACTTTTTGCTATGGTGCCAAAGAGTAGCTTCTGATTTTGGAGAATGACTGTTTTTGACAACTACAAAATTTTTAAATTGCATAGAGTGATTCAAATTTAAGGATTGTTTAATATTATAATGAAGTCTAAAGAGGAAAAATTGATGTCGTTGTTGCTAATTAGGAATTAGGGCTGTGATTTTGAAACCGAAAAACAAACCGTAGTGTAAAAAACCGCACCGAAAAATAATGCACAAGAAAAAATTTAAGTCGAACGGAATATGTTTGGTATGGTTCAGTTTCAATCCGGTAGAAACCGAATCAAACCGTATAACCGAAGTCAACGAGTCAATTGTTTCAAAATGACGTCGTTCTAAATATGAACTTGCAAACGACATTGTTTTGATTGTATCCCAAGACCCTAAACATAACAACATTCTCTTTGCCTCGCATTTCATTTCAGTCTCTCCTTTCTTCTTAACAGAATGTTGTCGTCGTTCTCATATCCTCAGACTTTCTTGAGTTTCTTTTGTTCATCATCTTCGGCTCTTCTATCCCTTCGTCTTTGCATCTATCATCTATTCTCCTCAGTCTCTCTTCGCATCTCCTCTAAAAGGTTTGTTTTAATAGGGAGTGGTTTTAATGAGGACCACTAAGTTGAAGACTAGTTGATGACTTCTTTGTTTCACCCTGTTTTAGATCACATATTCACATCTCAACCATCTAGTTTGTAGATAAATATGAGTAGATCATCTCTACAAATTTTCATCCAAATTGAAAATCATTAAGACATTCATAAATGTGATTTACCGATTATAAACTTGAACGGCTCTTGTTTGACAGATTTGGATCGTCCATTGATTTAATTTAGTTTGATTTTTTAACGATCACCAATTTGGCTAAAATTTGTAGAAGTTGTCTACTTATATAAACATAAAATCTAAACGGTTGAGATGGAAAAATGTAATTGAAAAGTGGGTGTAATAAACCATTAATGAAAAAGTCATCAACTAGTCCTTAACTTATGGTCCTTATTAGAACCCCTCCATGTTTTGAGTAATATGTTATTTCTTTCTTGAAGTCTATTATTCTTCTCTAAAAGCATGAGGTCGATTGCCCGATCATATTTTTCTTTTTTAAGATTTTTTTTTGTTGCTTATGATTAATTTGATAGATGAAGATGTTTTTGAATAAATCCAAGAAGTCCACGAGATCGACTATTCCTCCCGGACCATTAAACATCGGTTGGAAGAATATGTTATCATCAACATCTTCGCATGTACATTTTGTATTATGCATCTATGATTTACGTGTCTCTTTTTAGTGTGTGAACTGTGCGACTATGGGTGTTAGTGACTCATTAAAGTTGTAGTGATGACTACGGGCATCTTATTTATAATTGTCTATAAATTTTGGTCAATTTAGATGGAGCTTAAACGAAAGGTTGTGAAATTAGGGCTTGAAAGAGGGTATGCTTACACTTGGCATTATTAGAGGAGAATCATCACTCCAACCTAATGGGCACTCATGCTCAGTTCCAAAAAAAAAAAAAAAAAAATTAGGCATTACTAGTGGTTTCGATCTACTCTGTACATTCAACTCAAACATATGTGACATGGTTCTTATATTTGAGTTGAAAAAATAATATGTATATCAATAAGAGTACAATGTGCCCCCTAGAAGATATGGGGATCATATACCATTATTACAATCTCCTAGAGACTCTTTGTGAGAGAATGAGGTAAAAATAGGCTTCTTATAGCAATGCTACTCTAGTTTGTTAAAAATTCCTCTTTTATTGTCCTGACTAAATGAAAACTAAGAGGAAATAAAGTTAGAAAATGAAAGAAAAGGAAAGGGGACAAGGAAGAAATGAAGTTGTCCTTGTCATACGTACATACTCATTGTGTTTGGTNNNNNNNNNNNNNNNNNNNNNNNNNNNNNNNNNNNNNNNNNNNNNNNNNNNNNNNNNNNNNNNNNNNNNNNNNNNNNNNNNNNNNNNNNNNNNNNNNNNNNNNNNNNNNNNNNNNNNNNNNNNNNNNNNNNNNNNNNNNNNNNNNNNNNNNCCCCCACCTCTCTCTCTCTCTCTCTCTCTCTCTCTCTCTCTGTGCGTATATTGTTTTGGAAGACCACTCTCTAGGGGCGGAGGGACTAAGAGACCGAGTGGGTCATGTGCCCTACTCACCCTTTCACACACATGGTTCTTCTATTTCAACGTGTGAGAATAGAAGGTCGCCTAAATTAGGTGAGAGAGAGCCCTCGACGCAATATCCATAGTCGAAAACTCTAGGCCTCATTTGGTTTGTGGAAAGTAACAATCAGGAAAGGAAAGTCCTGTGTTTGGGAATGCTGAAGGAAAAGAAATATTTTCTTGAAGGTTGGGAAAATGTGAGGGAAAGTTATTCCTTCCAAAATCCATAGAAACCACTTTCCCATCTCATTTTCTTGCATTTATTATTCACAATATATTATTTTATTATTTTAATTAACAACTTTCCAGATGATTTTTCTTGTGTTACCAAACTTCGGAATGGAAAGTCATCGGGAAATTTCATTTCCCTTCTCTTTCCCTTCCCGTGGGAAAGACAAAAGAACTACTTTCTTTCAGCAAACCAAACGAGGCCTAGGTATCCCAAAACCTTACCGAAAGTGACCTTCATTGACCCATACGCGTTTGGGAAGACATATATACTCAACACGTGTCATCTACTACCTTTAGGTCTCGTTTGGTTTGTGAAAAGTAACCATCAGGAAAATAAAGTTGTTCCTTTCCTGCGTTTAGGAATGCTGAAGGAAAAGAAATACTTTTCTGAATGTTGGGAAAATGTGAGAGAAAGTTGTTCATTCTAAATCCTATAGGAACCACTTCCC encodes:
- the LOC101299523 gene encoding chitinase 10-like, with the protein product MAAVSFSSAVFLFSLTTIFLVSISSWEAEAHPVSTLVKKNLYKILFLHKDDKACPANNFYTYKSFIKATKSFPAFANTGSVATRKREIAAFLAQISHETTGGWATAPDGPYSWGLCYKEEISPGSNYCDDTDKEWPCYPGKSYKGRGPVQLSWNYNYGQAGKALGFDGLRNPELVANNSILAFKTALWFWMTEQKPKPSCHDVMVGRYVLTEADVAANRTAGFGMVTNIINGNLECGIGSDARVNDRIGYFKRYASVFSVQTGPSLDCGNQKPF
- the LOC101301051 gene encoding protoporphyrinogen oxidase, chloroplastic-like, which produces MTTLSTLAAPHPLLSHRQPPSVFLTTKTNKISSPPHHFSKFRCSLAKQSTVSPAGVAADGAISSVDCVVVGGGISGLCIAQALATKHNDAVPNVIVTEARDRVGGNIITVERDGYLWEEGPNSFQPSDSMLTMLVDSGLKDDLVLGDPNAPRFVLWDGKLRPVPSSPGDIAFFDLMSIGGKLRAAFGALGIRPSPPPPGQEESVEEFVRRNLGDEVFERLIEPFCSGVYAGDPSKLSMKAAFGKVWNLEQNGGSIIGGAFKAIQERSRAPKTPRDPRLPKPKGQTVGSLRKGLSMFPEALSSRLGDRVKLSWKLSGISKLDQGGYTLTYETPEGLVSVLSKSVVMTIPSYVASSLLRPLSAAAADALSKFYYPPVAAVSISYPKEAIRTECLIDGQLKGFGQLHPRSQGLKTLGTIYSSSLFPNRAPAGRVLLLNYIGGATNPGILSQTESELVETVHQDLKKVLIKPNAKDPLVLAVRVWPQAIPQFLVGHFDVLDAANAALRDAETQGLFLGGNYVSGVALGRCVEGAYDIAADVAKFLSQYAYK